From the Polaribacter gangjinensis genome, the window TGGTTCGTAAATGGTAATTAAAGGTTCTACAAACTCCATATTTTTTCCTTTGATTGCGGTTGCAACTTTGCTAGGATTTCTTTTTTGCAACAACAATTTTATCAAATCTTCATTCACAAAAGGAAGGTCTGTTGCCAAGACAAACCAAGCCGAATTCGCATCTTTTTGAAACGCAGAACAAATACCTCCAAAAGGACCTAAATTCAAGAAAGTATCTGAAATTTCTGTGGGATTTTCTGATAAATTTGCCACTGAAAAATAGGTTTCTAAACTTTGCTTTTCTAATAATTCTTTGGCAAATTCTTTTTGTGGTTTTCCGTGAAAATTAAGTAACGATTTGTTTGTTCCCATCCTTGTGCTTTTTCCGCCAATCAAAATCAAGCCTTTTACGTTTCCTATTTTTTGTTGAATGATTTGCTTAATTAGGATTGAAATTTTATCAATCTCATCTATTGAAAAACAAGGAATATTGTTGATTTCAGGGAATTTTTCTATCAAAAAAGGAAAAATAGCTGTTTCCTTTTTTAGTTTGATGATGCCTTGAATATTTGTTAATTGCGACATTCTTTTTAAAACAGAAGCTTCTTTTTCTTCGTCTAAAATCAAGATTTGTTTGACACCTTCAAAATGATTTCCATTGATAAATAATAAATCAAATTGTGAAAAAACCAATCGTTGTTGATAGGAATTTACTTTTTGAAAAGTAGCAATTTGTACATTTCCTTCGTGGTGAAATGTAAATTCTGAAAGTGTATTTGGAGTCACATCTTTTGCATGAGAAGCATCAAAATACGCTAATTTAAAGTGAGATAATTTTGCGGAAATTTGGTGAACCAAATCTGAAATTACATCGCATTTTGCACCTAAAATAGCAATTTCATTAGGTGCAAAAATATCGTTATTTCTCCTTGATAAATGCGTATGTTTTTGATGTTTATTCATTCTTAAAATCTGATTTTCCACCTGTTTTTTCCATCAATTTTATGGTTTTAATTTCCATTTGTTGGCTGATGCTTTTACACATGTCATAAATTGTTAAGCAGGTAACTGAAGCGCCTGTTAACGCTTCCATTTCAACACCTGTTTTTCCTTCAATAGAAACCTTACAATTTACCTCAATAGTTTCATTATCAATAATTTGAATATCAATATCAACTCCAGTAATCAACAAGGGATGACACATTGGAATCAATTCTGATGTCTTTTTAACTGCTTGAATTCCTGCTATAATTGCTGTTTGAAAAACAGGCCCTTTTTTTGTCATCAATTCATTATTGGTAAAATGAGAAATCACTTCAGTTCCTAAAAACATGGTTGCTTTAGCTATGGCAGTTCTATGGGTAATTTGTTTGTCAGAAACATTTACCATTTTTGGATTTCCGGTTTTGTTGATGTGAGAAAATTCGCTCATTATTTATAAATAATTATTGGATAACTTTCGCCTTTTTTAAACTCAGTTTTATCATTTGGTAATTGAATAAATCCATCTGCTTTTATCAAACTTGATAAATCTCCTGAACCATTTGAATTGATAGGAGTTGCTATTAAATGTCCAAATCTGTAGTGAATTTTAACTTGTAAAAAATAGGTTAAATCTGGTTTAAAATAAATATCTTCTGCTAAAATTGCTGTTTTTTCTTCGAATTTTATTCCCACAAATTTGTAAAACCAAGAATAAAAATACACCAAACAATTCACAAAAGTCGATACAGGATTTCCAGGAAATGCAAATATGCTACACGTTTCAGTTTGTCCAAACCAAAATGGTTTTCCTGGTCTTTGTGCTACTTGATGAAACAATTTTTGAACGCCTAATTCTTCTAAAACTTCTGGTAAAAAATCAAATTTTCCTTTGCTAACTGCACCACTAAAAAGCAGTACATCAAAGGTTTCTAAATATTTTTTTATGTTAGTTTTTAAAACTTCTTTGTCATCAGAAATATGATTTGTTGATGATGGAATTTTTAAATTTTCTAACAAAGAAACCAATGTAAAAACATTACTTCTTCTGATTTGATGCGCTAATGGAATTCCATCAACATCAACCAATTCATCACCCGTAGAAATAATCATCACTTTGGGTTGTTTAGCAACTTTTACAGTTGATTTTCCAACAGTGGCAAAAACACCAATTTCTGCAGGACTAATTTGGATGTTTTTTGGAATTAAAATTGCTCCTTTTTGTTCATCTTTTCCTTGTGGATGAATGTTTTGAAAATCTTTAACTTCATCAATCAAAATGGTTGCAATTCCATTGTTAATCTCCAAATCTTCATACCTAACAACAGCTGACGTATTTTTCGGTAATACAGCACCAGTCATCACTTCAATACAATTTTTAGGATTTTTTAAAGAACGTTGTTCACTTCCGGCTGCTTGAATTCCTTCAATAAAAAATTCTTTTTGTCCGTTTTGAAATTGCTGAAAATCGATGGCAATTCCGTCCATAGAAACTCTGTTGAATGGCGGAAAATCTCTGTCTGCAACTATGCTTTCTTTTAAAATTCTTCCATTTGATTGGAAAAAAGGGATTTCTTCAACACCAAAGTCTTGGGTTGAGTTTAAAACAATTTGTAAAGCTTTTTCAACTGAAATCATTTTTAACCTCCTATTGTACTCATACTTTCAGAAACATTTCCCTTTTTACGATTTGCTTCTGCTACAAATCCATTTTCAGGTTTTTCTTTAATGAGTGATAAAAAAAGTGTTTTTAAATCATCATTTGAGGCGCCATTTCTGATAAAATCTCTCAAATTAAAAACGCCATCATCAAACAAACAATTTTTAAAAGTGCCCATAGAAGTAATTCTGATTCTATTACAATCATTACAAATCGTTCTTGTAAAAGCAGGAATAATTCCGACTGAACCTACATGATTTTCAATATGATAATTTCGTGATGTGGATGATTTTTCTGATACAATTTCAGTAACATCAAACTGACTTTTAATCTCGTTTAAAATTTTAGTGAATGTCCAATTTTCGTTCATTTCACGCTGACCTTTTCCATTGAAAGGCATTTCTTCAATAAATCGAACAGCAACATTTTTATCTTTGGTTAATCTAACAAAATCAACAATTTCATCAGTATTAAAACCTGATTGAACAACCACATTTAACTTGAGATTGAGACTGCTTTTTTCAAGCAAATCAAACGTTTTAAAGACTTCAGGAAATACATCTCTTCTGGTAATTTTGGCAAATTTATCAGGTTGTAAACTATCAATACTCAAATTGATTGTTTTTACTTTTTCTAACTTTTCAAGTGTAGAAATATGTTCAGAAATCAACGCTCCATTTGTAGTAATATTGATGGTTTCTAACAAATCGTTATACGAAAGCATTTCTAAAAAACCAATAAAATCCTTTCTCACAAAAGGTTCACCACCTGTTAAACGCACTTTTGTAACGCCTAATTCTGTCAAAACACGAATTAAACGATACATTTCTTTAAAAGTTAATAATTCTTCTCTTGGCACAATATCAATTCCTTGAGCAGGCATGCAATATTGGCAACGCAAATTACAACGATCTGTAACTGCTAATCGCACATAATTGATTTGACGCCCAAAAGAATCGACTAAATTGTTCATTAATTTGGTAATTTTTTACTCAATAATCCATAAATGAAAGCGCCAATCAAAGCAGAAATTAACAAAATCAAAGCGGGTAAAAATTTGAATCCCAGAATTACAAAAATAGGTCCTGCACAGGCACCAGAAATTCCCCATCCAATTCCAAAAAAAGTTCCTCCAACCAAAGTTCTAACAAACCCTTTTTCTTTCTTTTTTGGAGTGATGATGTTACCATGAATGTCTTTTATTTTTCCGTGTTTAAATAACTGCATAAAAATGGCTGAAATGACAATAGCACTCCCAATAATTCCAAACATATGAAACGATTGAAAACGAAACATTTCATAAAAACGTACCCAAGAAATAGCTTGAGATTTGCTTAAAACAATCGCAAAAAAGATTCCTAAAACTAAAAATTTGATATTTCTCATAACTTAAAAAATTGAAGGGATGATAAACCAAGCAGCAATAATACCACCAATAAAAAAACCAATAACAGCCAATAATGATGGAAATTGCAAACTACTTAATCCTGTAATTGCGTGTCCTGAAGTACAACCTCCTGCATAACGTGTTCCAAAACCAATTAACAATCCTGAGAATACTAAAATGAAAAATCCTTTGAGAGAAAAAACGGCTTCATTGCTAAATATTTCATCTGGAAAATATTGATTTCCAACATTCGAAAAGCCTATTTCTGTTAATTCTTGCACAGATTTCGGATTCAAATTTACAGTTTGATCAGGAATCAAAAAGTTGGACGCAATGAATCCACCAATTACCAAACCAATTGCGAACATCAGTCCATAATCGCGTTCTTTCCAATCTTTTTTGAAATAATCAGAGAATTTTCCTGCTCCAGCCAAAGTGCAAAGCGTTTCGAAATCAGTAGATGTACCAAAGTTTTTACCAAAATAAAAGTATAAAACCAACGAAAGTGCAATTAAAGGACCTCCAACAAACCAAGGCCAAGGTTCAAATATAAAATCCATATTATAATCTTGTTTTTAGATAATTCATAATTTTTTGAGTTGCTCCCAAATGTTCTTGAATGTATTTTTTATTGATATTTCCAGTTGCTAATCTGAAATTTTTATCTTGATTCAGTTTTGTAAAAATAGTTGAAAATTCGCTTTGATTGCTGATTGAAATACAGCCATTTAAACGAACTAAATCAACAGCTTCTTTAAATTTTTGATATTTATTGCCAATTACAACAGGAATCCCAAAAGTTGCAGGCTCTAAAATATTGTGCAATCCTGTTTTGAGACCTCCACCAACGTAAGCCACATCTGCAGCAGCGTAAATTTTAGTTAAAATTCCGATGGTATCAATGATAAAAACATCAAAATCAGCTAATTTTTTTTCTTCTTTTTCTGAAAATAATACCGTTTTTTTATTAATTGATTTTTGCAATGTTGCAATTGCTTCTTTGTTAATATTGTGTGGAGCAATGATGAATTTTTCCTTTGAAGAATCATTTTTATTGATGTAGTTAATCAATAATTCTTCATCATCTCTCCAAGTACTTCCTGCAACAATTGTGTATTGATTATTTTTAAATGCTGATATAAAATCCAGAGTATTGTTTTGTTGTAAAATTTTTGCGACCCGATCAAAACGAGTATCACCAACAACTGTATTATTTTTAAAATCAATACTTTCTAACAATTTTTTGGATGTTTCATCTTGCAGAAAGAAATGATGAAATGTTTGTAAAGCAACTCTCATAAAGTTTCCATACGATTTAAAAAAAAGTTGATTTTCTCTAAAAATCCCAGAAACTAGTAATGTGGGAATTTCATTTCTTTTTAACTCGAATAAGAAATTAGGCCAAAATTCATACTTTATAAAAATAACAAATTTAATTTGCAATTTACCTATAAATTGCTGGGCATTTGATTTAGAATCCAAAGGTAAATAGCAAATTACATCTGCTAAATCATAGTTTTTTCTGATTTCATATCCAGATGGAGAGAAAAAAGTAACCAATATTTTATACTTTGAAAATGAACTTTTCAACTCCTCAATAATGGGTCTTGCTTGCTCAAATTCGCCCAAAGAAGCTGCATGAAACCAAATAACTTCTTGATTTTTTAAAGTTGTAATTTTAGGAAAAGTCTCTTTTCTACCATCAACAAATAATTTTATTTTTTTATTGAATACAGCAATAATTGGCAATAGAATTGAAGTTAAAAAAACTATAAGATTGTACAAATAATTCATGAAAGTAAAAGTACAAAATTGAGCGCAGTAATAAATGAAGAACTTACAAACAAGTGTCTTATTTTACGAATAAAAAAGCCATCCATAAGGATGGCTAAAGTTTTATAGTTGATCTTAAAACAAATTGTTCCCCCGAAAAATTGCTTAAGATTGTTACTAAACACAATAAAGGTAAGGTATTTTAAGAAAAATAAGTTTAAAATGTTCTAAATGATTGATTTTGTGTTCTTAAATTAGATTAATTCGTTTTACAATATCTTCTCTAAACTTTTTACCAATAGGAATTTCTTCTTCAATAATTTTAACTGAATTACTATTAATCTGCGTTAAATATGCAATATTGATAACAAATCCTCTGTGAACTCTAATAAAATTGCTATTCAATTTGCTTAAAATATCGTTTAAACTAGTTCTTACAACATATTTTTGTTGATTATGAAGTAAAATTTCAACATAAACGTGGTCGCTTTTCAAATACAAAATATCACTGAAAGAAACTTTTGTGAAAAATCCTTTATTTTTAATGAAAATTGCCTCTTTGATAATCAGATTTTCTTCCATTAAATCTCCTGATTTTACTGAAAAATTATGCAACGCAATTTCAATAGAGCTATACAACTCTTCTTTTGAAAAGGGTTTTATCAAATAAGCAGGAGGTTTTACTTCTTTAGCTTGATTGATAGTAAAAGAATCAGAATTGGATGTTAGAAAAATAAATGGAAAGTGATAACTCTCTCTGATTCTTTTTGCCAAATCAATCCCTGATTTCTTACCAGAAAGTTGGATATCTAAAATGGCAATATCGGGTTTTTCAGTTTCAATTGTTTCAATTGCTTCTGTAAAATTTATTGCAGGTTCTAAAGCATGATATCCCAGTTCATTTAATGCATTACAAATACTATCTGCAATGATTATTTCGTCTTCTACAACCAGTATTTTTACTTTTTCCATCTTGATTTATTGCTTACACAATGTATAAAAAGATTATAAAGTTTTCGATGTTTTTTTAAAAATTTTTAATGCACTAGTCCTCTAGTATAATTATCTTTAAATGTAATTTCGAATTTTGCTCCATCTTGATTCAATTGTTTTAAGGTTCCGTGCAACTGTTTCACCAATCTATTTACCAGAAGCAATCCCAAACTTTTTGCATTTTTGATGTCAAAATCTTCGGAAATTCCATTGCCATTATCTTGAATTATCAATTTAAAGTGTTCAGCTTCTTTGTGAATAGAAATAGAAAGTTTGTTTTCTTTTTCATTATGAAACGCGTATTTGTAAGCATTCGTAATTATTTCATTGATAATTAATCCTAATGGAATTGCAGTATCTACCTCAAAAAACATATTTACAGCATCAATTGTAGTTTCTACATTATTTTTTTGTTTGTAAGCAATTGATAATTCTTTTGTTAACATTTTTAAATATTCATTAAAATCAATCAATCCTGTATCATTTTGATATAATTTTTGATGAATCAACGCCATAGATTTTACGCGATTTTTTCCTTCATTAACAAGTTCTAGAGCTTTTTTATCGGAAATGCCTTTTGTTTGCAATTCTAATAAACTTGCCACAATTTGAAAGTTATTTTTTACTCTGTGATGCACTTCTTTTATTAGCAACTCTTTCTCTTTCAACGTTTCATTTATTATCTCATTTTTATGAGTAAGTTCTTTAGATTGTCTTAAAACTTTTCGAATAATCAATAAACTTATGAAAAGAAAAACACCTACAAGAACTAAAATCAAACTATATAATTTGTTTTTTTCTTGTTCATTTTCAATTTCTTGCTGTTTGGTTTTTTCTACTTGTTCTATTTTAAAATCCGCTAAAGATTTTGATAAATCTTGAGAATAAATCTTTCTTGTGAGCGCAATTGACTGATCTTTAACTTCTAAAGCTTCCTCTAAAAAATCATTGTTAACCAATGCGTTAGAACTTTCAAACAAAAGTTTATAAAAATCGTTCTGATTTAAATCTTTCCCAAGAATTTGAAATTTTTCAACCAATTGTTTAATATCACTTACTTCAAATTTTTGCAAAACTTG encodes:
- a CDS encoding YeeE/YedE family protein, which encodes MDFIFEPWPWFVGGPLIALSLVLYFYFGKNFGTSTDFETLCTLAGAGKFSDYFKKDWKERDYGLMFAIGLVIGGFIASNFLIPDQTVNLNPKSVQELTEIGFSNVGNQYFPDEIFSNEAVFSLKGFFILVFSGLLIGFGTRYAGGCTSGHAITGLSSLQFPSLLAVIGFFIGGIIAAWFIIPSIF
- a CDS encoding molybdopterin molybdotransferase MoeA → MISVEKALQIVLNSTQDFGVEEIPFFQSNGRILKESIVADRDFPPFNRVSMDGIAIDFQQFQNGQKEFFIEGIQAAGSEQRSLKNPKNCIEVMTGAVLPKNTSAVVRYEDLEINNGIATILIDEVKDFQNIHPQGKDEQKGAILIPKNIQISPAEIGVFATVGKSTVKVAKQPKVMIISTGDELVDVDGIPLAHQIRRSNVFTLVSLLENLKIPSSTNHISDDKEVLKTNIKKYLETFDVLLFSGAVSKGKFDFLPEVLEELGVQKLFHQVAQRPGKPFWFGQTETCSIFAFPGNPVSTFVNCLVYFYSWFYKFVGIKFEEKTAILAEDIYFKPDLTYFLQVKIHYRFGHLIATPINSNGSGDLSSLIKADGFIQLPNDKTEFKKGESYPIIIYK
- the moaA gene encoding GTP 3',8-cyclase MoaA: MNNLVDSFGRQINYVRLAVTDRCNLRCQYCMPAQGIDIVPREELLTFKEMYRLIRVLTELGVTKVRLTGGEPFVRKDFIGFLEMLSYNDLLETINITTNGALISEHISTLEKLEKVKTINLSIDSLQPDKFAKITRRDVFPEVFKTFDLLEKSSLNLKLNVVVQSGFNTDEIVDFVRLTKDKNVAVRFIEEMPFNGKGQREMNENWTFTKILNEIKSQFDVTEIVSEKSSTSRNYHIENHVGSVGIIPAFTRTICNDCNRIRITSMGTFKNCLFDDGVFNLRDFIRNGASNDDLKTLFLSLIKEKPENGFVAEANRKKGNVSESMSTIGG
- a CDS encoding LytR/AlgR family response regulator transcription factor — protein: MEKVKILVVEDEIIIADSICNALNELGYHALEPAINFTEAIETIETEKPDIAILDIQLSGKKSGIDLAKRIRESYHFPFIFLTSNSDSFTINQAKEVKPPAYLIKPFSKEELYSSIEIALHNFSVKSGDLMEENLIIKEAIFIKNKGFFTKVSFSDILYLKSDHVYVEILLHNQQKYVVRTSLNDILSKLNSNFIRVHRGFVINIAYLTQINSNSVKIIEEEIPIGKKFREDIVKRINLI
- the moaC gene encoding cyclic pyranopterin monophosphate synthase MoaC — protein: MSEFSHINKTGNPKMVNVSDKQITHRTAIAKATMFLGTEVISHFTNNELMTKKGPVFQTAIIAGIQAVKKTSELIPMCHPLLITGVDIDIQIIDNETIEVNCKVSIEGKTGVEMEALTGASVTCLTIYDMCKSISQQMEIKTIKLMEKTGGKSDFKNE
- a CDS encoding 3-deoxy-D-manno-octulosonic acid transferase; the encoded protein is MNYLYNLIVFLTSILLPIIAVFNKKIKLFVDGRKETFPKITTLKNQEVIWFHAASLGEFEQARPIIEELKSSFSKYKILVTFFSPSGYEIRKNYDLADVICYLPLDSKSNAQQFIGKLQIKFVIFIKYEFWPNFLFELKRNEIPTLLVSGIFRENQLFFKSYGNFMRVALQTFHHFFLQDETSKKLLESIDFKNNTVVGDTRFDRVAKILQQNNTLDFISAFKNNQYTIVAGSTWRDDEELLINYINKNDSSKEKFIIAPHNINKEAIATLQKSINKKTVLFSEKEEKKLADFDVFIIDTIGILTKIYAAADVAYVGGGLKTGLHNILEPATFGIPVVIGNKYQKFKEAVDLVRLNGCISISNQSEFSTIFTKLNQDKNFRLATGNINKKYIQEHLGATQKIMNYLKTRL
- a CDS encoding NTP transferase domain-containing protein — protein: MNKHQKHTHLSRRNNDIFAPNEIAILGAKCDVISDLVHQISAKLSHFKLAYFDASHAKDVTPNTLSEFTFHHEGNVQIATFQKVNSYQQRLVFSQFDLLFINGNHFEGVKQILILDEEKEASVLKRMSQLTNIQGIIKLKKETAIFPFLIEKFPEINNIPCFSIDEIDKISILIKQIIQQKIGNVKGLILIGGKSTRMGTNKSLLNFHGKPQKEFAKELLEKQSLETYFSVANLSENPTEISDTFLNLGPFGGICSAFQKDANSAWFVLATDLPFVNEDLIKLLLQKRNPSKVATAIKGKNMEFVEPLITIYEPKAYPILLQYLAQGYSCPRKMLINNDVEIVEVEDDLIRNINTPEEFEAVLKQLKNN
- a CDS encoding sensor histidine kinase — encoded protein: MKIFLYTFLFLISLSLHCQKKEFSQEELETKIEEFILTKKLDSATYFLKNLDKSEYKSILEKIALNEKLTYKEYNILFSNLSNRTSIRYERISNFIDETIKTPETNQFNKSFFQIKCDQIYNLRDDVSVEKASEKHRELEKYLSNFNKNDIAIQKASLRIQTHPIVLNLIEKNVEDGKKLTLECLEKSRKLNDLELQIMFMYHLSDFLVIERKLDEYIKISEESLALENQLQKHTPYYHAILQHLIDAYIYKGGYTDKVLKLIDELYNDPTYKIQTYSLYLKLLGRPDTDTLIRDQVLQKFEVSDIKQLVEKFQILGKDLNQNDFYKLLFESSNALVNNDFLEEALEVKDQSIALTRKIYSQDLSKSLADFKIEQVEKTKQQEIENEQEKNKLYSLILVLVGVFLFISLLIIRKVLRQSKELTHKNEIINETLKEKELLIKEVHHRVKNNFQIVASLLELQTKGISDKKALELVNEGKNRVKSMALIHQKLYQNDTGLIDFNEYLKMLTKELSIAYKQKNNVETTIDAVNMFFEVDTAIPLGLIINEIITNAYKYAFHNEKENKLSISIHKEAEHFKLIIQDNGNGISEDFDIKNAKSLGLLLVNRLVKQLHGTLKQLNQDGAKFEITFKDNYTRGLVH
- a CDS encoding DUF6691 family protein encodes the protein MRNIKFLVLGIFFAIVLSKSQAISWVRFYEMFRFQSFHMFGIIGSAIVISAIFMQLFKHGKIKDIHGNIITPKKKEKGFVRTLVGGTFFGIGWGISGACAGPIFVILGFKFLPALILLISALIGAFIYGLLSKKLPN